In a single window of the Patagioenas fasciata isolate bPatFas1 chromosome 22, bPatFas1.hap1, whole genome shotgun sequence genome:
- the NR1D1 gene encoding nuclear receptor subfamily 1 group D member 1, with the protein MAAPEAGSTGGVISYVGSSGSSPNRTSPVSLCSDSSNSSSQSGSQPFPTYFPPSPTGSLQDSRAYGGGSLAPREDGSPSSSSSSSSSSLYGSSVNYPGVQQVPVDERRRSSPSKAGSTVTKLNGMVLLCKVCGDVASGFHYGVHACEGCKGFFRRSIQQNIQYKKCLKNENCSIVRINRNRCQQCRFKKCLLVGMSRDAVRFGRIPKREKQRMLAEMQNAMSGMGSVLPGMPSPAEGPAPSGGRTLPPGPSPLAPPACFSQFPQQLTPPRSPSPGGATEDVIAQVAKAHKEIFVYAHDKLGPPPPCENGLPRWDAPPAWAPGLPEPRLCPPTYPEPPARSCPWPRGTKDVLPACPMNSHPPGRSGRSVQEIWEDFSLSFTPAVREVVEFAKHIPGFQALSQHDQVTLLKAGTFEVLMVRFASLFDVKEQTVTFMSRTKYSLEELWGMGMGDLLSSMFEFSEKLSALDLSDEELGLFTAVVLVSADRSGMEDTASVEQLQETLIRALRALVLKTHPAETSRFTKLLLKLPDLRTLNNLHSEKLLSFRIDAQ; encoded by the exons ATGGCCGCCCCCGAAGCCGGTAGCACAG GCGGCGTGATCAGCTACGTGGGCTCCAGCGGCTCCTCTCCCAACCGCACCAGCCCCGTCTCGCTCTGCAGCGACAGCTCCAACAGCAGCTCCCAGTCGGGCTCGCAGCCCTTCCCCACCTACTTTCCCCCGTCGCCCACCGGCTCCCTCCAGGACTCCCGCGCCTACGGCGGGGGCTCGCTGGCCCCCCGTGAGGACGGCtccccttcatcctcctcctcctcttcctcctcctcgctgTACGGCTCCTCGGTGAACTACCCCGGGGTGCAGCAGGTCCCGGTGGATGAGCGGCGCCGCAGCTCGCCCAGCAAAGCTGGCAGCACCGTCACCA AGCTGAACGGGATGGTGCTGCTTTGCAAGGTCTGCGGGGACGTCGCCTCCGGCTTCCACTACGGCGTCCACGCCTGCGAGGGCTGCAAG GGCTTCTTCCGCCGCAGCATCCAGCAGAACATTCAGTACAAGAAGTGCCTCAAGAACGAGAACTGCTCCATCGTCCGCATCAACCGCAACCGCTGCCAGCAGTGCCGCTTCAAGAAGTGCCTGCTGGTCGGCATGTCCCGTGACG cTGTGCGCTTCGGGCGCATCCCCAAGCGGGAGAAGCAGCGGATGCTGGCGGAGATGCAGAACGCCATGAGCGGAATGGGCAGCGTCCTGCCGGGGATGCCCAGCCCCGCCGAGGGCCCAGCACCAAGCGGGGGCCGCACGCTGCCCCCCGGCCCctcgccgctcgccccccccgcCTGcttctcccagttcccccagcagcTGACGCCCCCCCGCTCGCCCAGCCCCGGGGGGGCCACCGAGGACGTCATCGCGCAGGTGGCCAAGGCACACAAGGAGATTTTCGTCTATGCGCACGACAAGCTGGGACCCCCCCCGCCCTGCGAGAACGGCCTCCCCCGCTGGGATGCACCCCCCGCATGGGCCCCCGGGCTCCCTGAACCCCGGCTCTGCCCCCCCACCTACCCCGAGCCCCCGGCGCGGAGCTGCCCCTGGCCCCGCGGCACCAAGGACGTCCTGCCG GCCTGCCCCATGAACAGCCACCCGCCCGGCCGCAGCGGGCGCTCGGTGCAGGAGATCTGGGAGGATTTCTCGCTCAGCTTCACGCCCGCCGTCCGCGAGGTGGTCGAGTTCGCCAAGCACATTCCCGGCTTCCAGGCCCTCTCCCAGCACGACCAGGTCACCCTGCTCAAGGCTGGCACCTTCGAG GTGCTGATGGTTCGCTTCGCCTCGCTCTTCGACGTGAAGGAGCAGACCGTGACGTTCATGAGCCGGACGAAGTACAGCCTGGAGGAGCTGTGGGGCATGGGCATGGGcgacctgctcagctccatgtTCGAGTTCAGCGAGAAGCTCAGCGCCCTGGACCTCAGCGAcgaggagctggggctcttcaccGCCGTCGTCCTGGTCTCGGCAG ACCGCTCGGGGATGGAGGACACGGCATCGGTGGAGCAGCTGCAGGAGACGCTGATCCGCGCCCTGCGCGCCCTGGTGCTGAAGACGCACCCGGCGGAGACGTCGCGCTTCACCAAGCTGCTGCTGAAGCTGCCGGACCTGCGCACCCTCAACAACCTGCACTCCGAGAAGCTGCTCTCCTTCCGCATCGACGCCCAGTAG